The sequence CGGCGGTCGCCGATGCGCTGGCCGACCGCGTTTCGCGCGCGCTGGCGCGATTCAGCCAGACATTTCCCGGCACGAAAAACCCGGCTTTGGTCGTTGCCGGCGGCGTCGCCGCCAACCATACCATCAAGGCAACGCTGGAACGGCTCTGCGCCGAGGCCGGTTTCATCTTCGTCGCGCCGCCGCTCAAACTGTGCACCGACAATGCCGCGATGATCGCCTGGGCCGGCATCGAACGGCTGCGGGAAGGCATGGCGCAGGAGAACGGCTTCGATTTCGTGCCGCGCTCGCGCTGGCCGCTGGACAGCATCTCGGCGCCGATGGTCGGTTCCGGCCGGCGCGGAGCCAAGGCATGACAGGTGAAGCGGTGAGCGGCCAAGACGTCAGCAATCCCGGCAAAAGCAGCTGGCGTGTCACCGTGCTGGGCGGCGGCGCCTGGGGCACGGCGCTGGCGCTGGCCATGCTGCGCGCCGGCCATAAGGTGCGGCTGTTCGCGCGCGATCCGCAAACCGTGGCCGCGATCGGCCAAGGCCAGAATCCGCGCTATCTGCCCGGCATCGCCATTGCGCCCGGCATCGAGGCGACATCGGACATTGCGGCAGCGCTCTCCGGCGCCGATTGCGTGCTGGCGGTGACGCCGGCGCAATCGCTGCGGGCGACGCTGGCTGTGGCGAAGGACAATATGCCGGACGGCATCCCGCTTGTCCTCTGCGCCAAGGGCATCGAGCGCGACACCGGCGCCTTGCTGTCGGCAATTGTCGAGGAAATCCTGCCGCGAAATCCGGTTGCCGCACTGTCGGGCCCGAGCTTCGCCACCGATGTCGCCCGCGGCCTGCCGACGGCGGTCGTTGTCGCCGCCCGTGACGAGGCGCTAGCAGCTGACCTTGCCGCTCGCTTTTCCGCGCAAAACCTGCGTTGCTATTCAAGCGACGACCTGATCGGCGTCGAGATCGGCGGCGCCTTGAAGAATGTCTTTGCCATCGCCGCGGGCGCCGTCACCGGCGCCGGACTTGGCGCCAGTGCCCAGGCCGCCATGGTGACGCGCGGCTTCGTCGAACTGCGCCGCATCGGTGCCGCCTTCGGCGCCAGGCCCGAGACTCTGATGGGGCTTTCCGGCCTTGGCGACCTGCTGCTGACCTGCTCGTCCGCCCAATCGCGCAACTTCGCCTACGGGCTGACGCTCGGGCAAGGAAAGGCGCTTGCTGGCCTGCCGCTGGCCGAGGGCGTGCCGACGGCGGCGATCGCCGCCCGCATCGCCGTCGAGCGCGGCATCGACGCGCCGATCATCGCCGCCGTGGCGGCCATACTGGACGGCGCCATCACCATCAGCCAGGCCGTGACCGCCTTGATGACCCGGCCGCTGAA comes from Mesorhizobium japonicum MAFF 303099 and encodes:
- a CDS encoding NAD(P)H-dependent glycerol-3-phosphate dehydrogenase, whose amino-acid sequence is MTGEAVSGQDVSNPGKSSWRVTVLGGGAWGTALALAMLRAGHKVRLFARDPQTVAAIGQGQNPRYLPGIAIAPGIEATSDIAAALSGADCVLAVTPAQSLRATLAVAKDNMPDGIPLVLCAKGIERDTGALLSAIVEEILPRNPVAALSGPSFATDVARGLPTAVVVAARDEALAADLAARFSAQNLRCYSSDDLIGVEIGGALKNVFAIAAGAVTGAGLGASAQAAMVTRGFVELRRIGAAFGARPETLMGLSGLGDLLLTCSSAQSRNFAYGLTLGQGKALAGLPLAEGVPTAAIAARIAVERGIDAPIIAAVAAILDGAITISQAVTALMTRPLKTETND